A genomic window from Sphingobacterium spiritivorum includes:
- the mobC gene encoding conjugal transfer protein MobC, with amino-acid sequence MQGEDDLRGLAKIMAFMRAVSILLVLMHLYWFCYGFFMERGWTLEVINKILGNFDRTAGLFSHTLYTKVFAIVLLALSCLGTKGVKNEKITWSKIYVALGIGFLLFFLNTPLLKLSPIIGTFFYILTIGLGYIALLMAGVWISRLLKNNLMDDVFNMENESFMQETKLMENEYSVNLPTKFWYNKKEHKGWINIVNPFRATIVLGTPGSGKSYAVVNNYIKQQIEKGFSMYIYDFKFDDLSTIAYNHLLKHQDKYEIKPKFYVINFDDPRKSHRCNPLNPDFMTDISDAYEAAYTIMLNLNRSWIQKQGDFFVESPIILLAAIIWFLKIYENGKYCTFPHAIELLNKKYSDVFTILTSYPDLENYLSPFMDAWQGGAQDQLQGQIASAKIPLSRMISPQLYWVMTGDDFSLDINNPKEPKILCVGNNPDRQNIYSAALGLYNSRIVKLINKKGQLKSSVIIDELPTIYFRGLDNLIATARSNKVAVCLGFQDFSQLTRDYGDKESKVIQNTVGNIFSGQVVGETAKSLSERFGKVLQKRQSMTINRNDKSTSISTQLDSLIPASKISTLTQGLFVGSVSDNFDERIEQKIFHAEIVVDNEKVAAETKAYQKIPNILSFIDENGMDNMKRDIERNYRQIKSDIVHIINRETERINNDPELQHLHEKKE; translated from the coding sequence ATGCAAGGAGAAGACGATTTAAGAGGTTTAGCCAAAATAATGGCTTTTATGAGAGCAGTTAGTATTCTATTAGTACTGATGCATCTTTATTGGTTTTGTTATGGTTTCTTTATGGAACGTGGCTGGACACTAGAAGTAATCAATAAAATATTAGGGAATTTTGACCGAACAGCCGGTTTGTTTTCGCATACTTTATATACCAAAGTATTTGCAATCGTGTTATTGGCTTTAAGCTGTTTGGGAACCAAAGGCGTGAAGAACGAGAAGATAACCTGGTCAAAGATTTACGTGGCTTTGGGAATTGGTTTTTTGCTGTTCTTTCTGAATACACCACTGTTAAAGTTGTCGCCCATCATTGGCACATTCTTTTATATACTGACTATCGGACTAGGTTATATTGCTTTGCTGATGGCTGGGGTTTGGATAAGCAGGTTATTGAAAAACAACCTGATGGATGATGTTTTCAATATGGAGAACGAAAGTTTTATGCAGGAAACCAAATTGATGGAAAATGAATATTCCGTAAACCTGCCTACTAAATTTTGGTACAATAAAAAGGAACACAAGGGCTGGATCAATATCGTAAATCCTTTCAGAGCAACGATTGTTTTGGGGACTCCGGGTTCTGGTAAATCGTATGCCGTCGTTAACAATTATATCAAGCAACAAATTGAAAAAGGTTTTTCGATGTATATCTACGATTTCAAGTTTGACGACCTTTCTACTATTGCTTATAATCATTTATTGAAACATCAGGATAAGTACGAAATAAAACCAAAGTTCTACGTCATCAACTTTGACGATCCACGCAAGAGCCATCGTTGCAATCCGCTCAATCCAGATTTTATGACTGACATATCCGATGCTTACGAAGCCGCTTACACGATTATGTTGAACCTCAACAGAAGCTGGATACAAAAACAAGGAGATTTCTTTGTCGAATCTCCAATTATTCTTTTAGCGGCTATCATCTGGTTTTTAAAAATTTACGAGAATGGTAAGTATTGCACCTTTCCACACGCCATTGAATTGCTGAATAAAAAGTATTCGGATGTATTTACCATTTTAACTTCGTATCCTGATTTGGAAAACTATCTTTCACCATTTATGGATGCTTGGCAAGGCGGAGCACAAGACCAGTTGCAGGGACAAATTGCATCGGCTAAAATCCCTTTGTCACGAATGATATCACCGCAGTTGTATTGGGTAATGACAGGCGATGATTTTTCATTGGACATCAACAACCCCAAAGAACCTAAGATACTTTGTGTAGGTAATAACCCCGACAGACAAAATATTTACTCCGCAGCTTTAGGACTCTACAATTCGAGAATTGTCAAACTCATTAATAAGAAAGGGCAGTTAAAGAGTTCGGTTATCATAGACGAATTGCCGACGATATATTTCAGGGGCTTGGACAACCTGATAGCCACTGCCCGTAGTAATAAGGTTGCTGTGTGTTTGGGCTTTCAGGATTTTTCGCAATTAACCCGAGATTATGGCGATAAGGAAAGCAAAGTAATTCAAAATACGGTAGGTAATATTTTCAGCGGTCAGGTGGTTGGCGAAACAGCAAAAAGCCTTTCGGAACGCTTCGGAAAAGTATTGCAGAAACGCCAGAGCATGACCATCAACCGTAACGATAAATCGACCTCTATATCCACACAATTAGACAGCCTTATCCCTGCTTCCAAAATTTCAACGCTTACACAGGGTCTGTTTGTCGGCTCTGTATCTGACAACTTCGATGAGCGCATCGAACAAAAGATATTTCACGCTGAAATTGTTGTAGATAATGAAAAGGTAGCTGCCGAAACCAAAGCGTATCAGAAGATACCGAACATCTTATCTTTTATTGATGAAAATGGAATGGATAATATGAAACGGGATATTGAGCGTAATTACCGTCAGATAAAATCAGACATTGTTCATATTATAAACAGGGAAACGGAGCGGATTAACAATGATCCTGAATTACAGCATTTGCATGAAAAAAAAGAATAG
- a CDS encoding GDCCVxC domain-containing (seleno)protein — MEIKLQSIITCPNCGHKKEETMPTDACQYFYECEKCKHVLKPKQGDCCVYCSYGNVPCPPIQQNKKCC; from the coding sequence ATGGAAATCAAATTGCAATCAATAATCACTTGCCCCAACTGCGGACACAAGAAAGAAGAAACAATGCCGACAGATGCTTGCCAATATTTTTACGAATGTGAAAAGTGCAAACATGTTCTTAAACCAAAGCAAGGCGACTGTTGTGTTTATTGTAGTTATGGAAATGTTCCTTGTCCACCTATTCAGCAAAACAAAAAATGTTGCTAA
- the merTP gene encoding mercuric transport protein MerTP, producing the protein MKTNNKLIGAGLLTAIAASLCCVTPVLALIAGTSGLASTFSWLESFRPYFIGLTILVLGFAWYQKLKPKKQIDCNCETAEKPKFIQSKTFLGIVTSFAIVMLAFPYYSSVFYPKTEKQIIIVDKSNIEKVEFTISGMTCASCEEHINHEVNKLIGIVNLKASYENGNTIVEFDNSKTNISEIEKAINSTGYSVTAKN; encoded by the coding sequence ATGAAAACAAACAACAAACTTATCGGCGCAGGACTTTTGACTGCAATTGCAGCTTCACTTTGTTGCGTTACACCAGTTTTGGCTCTCATTGCAGGAACAAGCGGACTTGCCTCCACTTTTTCTTGGCTTGAATCTTTCAGACCGTATTTTATCGGTTTGACAATTTTGGTTCTTGGTTTTGCTTGGTATCAAAAGTTAAAGCCTAAAAAGCAAATTGATTGCAATTGTGAAACAGCAGAAAAACCAAAATTCATTCAGTCGAAAACGTTTTTAGGAATTGTAACATCATTTGCAATAGTAATGCTTGCTTTTCCATATTATTCAAGTGTTTTCTACCCAAAGACAGAAAAGCAAATCATAATAGTGGACAAATCCAATATTGAAAAAGTAGAATTTACGATTAGCGGAATGACTTGTGCAAGTTGTGAAGAACACATAAATCACGAAGTGAATAAATTGATAGGGATTGTCAATCTAAAAGCTTCTTATGAAAATGGAAATACAATCGTAGAGTTTGACAACTCGAAAACAAATATTTCTGAAATTGAAAAAGCAATAAACTCAACAGGGTATTCTGTAACCGCGAAAAATTAA
- a CDS encoding ArsR/SmtB family transcription factor, with product MGNNSCIRQQADIEQINRCKDRVLELNDSFDYLSNGLELAGNTVRLKILFLLYEEKRLCVCDISDVLGMTISAVSQHLRKLKDRNLVETDREAQTIFYSLTKEYEKLLKPFFKILDENKVIEAI from the coding sequence ATGGGTAATAATTCTTGTATACGTCAACAAGCAGACATTGAACAAATAAACCGCTGTAAAGACCGGGTTTTAGAGCTTAACGATTCGTTTGATTATTTATCGAATGGGCTTGAATTGGCAGGAAATACCGTAAGACTTAAAATTCTCTTCCTACTTTACGAAGAAAAACGACTTTGTGTTTGCGATATAAGCGACGTTCTTGGAATGACAATCTCGGCAGTTTCACAACATTTACGAAAACTTAAAGACCGTAATCTAGTAGAAACAGACAGGGAGGCCCAAACTATTTTTTATTCATTGACCAAGGAATATGAAAAATTGCTAAAACCGTTTTTTAAAATACTTGATGAAAACAAAGTCATAGAAGCAATATGA
- the mobB gene encoding conjugal transfer protein MobB, which produces MIAKIGRSANLYGALAYNQLKVENENGQILFANKIIETANGHYSVAQLAQSFAPYLIANRNTEKHTLHISLNPDPKDNVDDDKFREMAEEYMREMGYGEQPFVVFKHTDIDRSHIHIVSVCVDEQGVKISDSFEKMRSMSVCRELERKHGLIPATDKERNHNDKVFRPVDYRASDIKSQIASVIRHLPNYYQYQTLGEYNALLSLFNITTEKVEGELHGKAQQGLLYIPLNEKGEKAGHPFKASFFGKNAGLPALELHFAKCKTTLKDTATKQTLKSAVTIALQSTVDELSFKKQLGEQGINVVIRRNDTGRIYGMSFIDHNSKSVWNGSRLAKELSANTFNDYWNNNIKAEIKEPVAPLPKLSKPTDTEDLPAEEPHHLFDFLNTEKHEDGLIEAFGGLLIPEAQREDYEEQDFANRMKKKKRRL; this is translated from the coding sequence ATGATTGCGAAAATTGGTAGAAGCGCAAATTTATACGGAGCCTTGGCATATAATCAGCTCAAAGTGGAGAACGAAAATGGACAAATTTTGTTCGCCAATAAGATAATTGAAACTGCTAACGGACATTATTCCGTAGCACAATTAGCCCAATCTTTTGCTCCTTATCTCATCGCCAACCGCAATACCGAGAAACATACGTTGCATATTTCGCTCAATCCTGATCCCAAGGATAATGTAGATGATGATAAGTTTAGGGAAATGGCGGAAGAATATATGCGTGAAATGGGTTACGGCGAACAGCCTTTTGTGGTCTTCAAACATACCGATATTGACCGTAGTCATATCCATATCGTATCGGTCTGCGTGGACGAACAGGGCGTGAAAATTTCGGATAGTTTTGAGAAAATGCGGTCTATGAGTGTATGCCGTGAACTGGAAAGAAAACACGGTCTGATACCCGCAACGGACAAAGAACGTAATCACAATGATAAGGTTTTTCGTCCGGTGGATTATCGGGCAAGTGATATAAAAAGTCAGATTGCTTCGGTCATTCGCCACTTGCCGAACTATTATCAATACCAAACTTTGGGAGAATACAATGCTTTGCTTTCCCTGTTCAATATTACCACCGAGAAAGTGGAGGGAGAATTACACGGAAAGGCACAGCAGGGTTTATTGTACATTCCATTGAATGAGAAAGGCGAAAAAGCAGGACATCCGTTCAAGGCTTCGTTTTTCGGAAAGAACGCAGGGCTTCCGGCTTTGGAATTGCATTTTGCGAAATGCAAAACAACCCTGAAAGATACCGCAACCAAACAGACTTTAAAATCAGCCGTTACCATTGCCCTGCAATCAACGGTTGACGAATTGAGCTTTAAAAAACAGTTAGGCGAGCAAGGTATCAATGTAGTGATACGCAGAAACGATACCGGACGAATTTACGGTATGTCGTTCATTGACCACAACTCTAAAAGCGTTTGGAACGGTTCACGATTGGCAAAAGAACTTTCTGCCAATACCTTTAATGATTATTGGAACAATAATATCAAAGCGGAGATTAAAGAGCCAGTTGCACCCCTACCAAAATTGTCCAAACCAACTGATACGGAGGATTTACCTGCGGAAGAACCACATCATTTGTTCGACTTCTTAAATACTGAAAAACACGAAGACGGTTTGATAGAAGCCTTTGGAGGTTTGCTCATACCTGAAGCACAGAGGGAAGATTACGAGGAACAGGATTTTGCTAATAGGATGAAGAAAAAGAAAAGAAGACTATAG
- the mobA gene encoding conjugal transfer protein MobA: MNENSRKQLKKGGRPLKNDPAKIRYTISFNEEEHARFLDLFEKSGMQVKAHFITSCIFDKTIKSVKIDKGTIDFYMRLTSFHSQFRSIGVNYNQVVKLLYKNFSEKKAAAYLYKLEKHTAEMTALFKEIVQITEEFDVKYLKK, translated from the coding sequence ATGAATGAAAACAGCAGAAAGCAGTTAAAAAAGGGCGGGCGTCCTCTAAAAAACGATCCCGCTAAAATCCGGTACACGATTTCCTTTAATGAGGAAGAGCATGCCCGTTTTCTTGACTTATTTGAAAAGTCCGGTATGCAGGTTAAGGCACATTTTATAACCTCTTGCATCTTCGATAAGACGATAAAATCTGTTAAAATAGACAAAGGAACAATTGATTTTTATATGCGATTGACTTCGTTTCACAGTCAATTTCGATCTATTGGCGTGAATTATAATCAGGTCGTAAAGCTATTGTATAAGAACTTTTCGGAGAAAAAGGCAGCAGCATATCTCTATAAATTGGAAAAACATACGGCTGAAATGACCGCCTTGTTTAAAGAAATTGTCCAGATAACGGAAGAATTTGATGTAAAATATCTGAAAAAATAA
- a CDS encoding ParA family protein: METGKESLKISFSTPKGGVGKSTMTALLASALHYRLGFNVLVMDCDFPQHSLANMRERDLKTIMQNDYHKRAAMKLYQSINKKAYPIISCKAETALSKALEYVEQSSIDPDIIFFDLPGTANTKGVLTTLRTMDFIFSPITADRLVMESTLSFTKAFIGLPETDERNKEQKMWLFWNQVDGREKTGIYEAYQSVINELDLSVMSSRIMDSKRFRKETDDTPNSVFRSSLLPADPLLMKTTRLDLFVKEFLKIINL, translated from the coding sequence ATGGAAACAGGAAAAGAATCTTTAAAAATTAGCTTTTCAACACCTAAAGGTGGTGTTGGAAAATCAACGATGACAGCACTTCTCGCCAGTGCTTTACATTACCGCTTGGGATTTAATGTGCTGGTAATGGACTGCGACTTTCCGCAACACAGCTTAGCCAATATGAGAGAACGGGATTTGAAGACGATTATGCAAAACGATTACCATAAAAGGGCGGCAATGAAACTGTACCAAAGCATTAATAAAAAAGCATATCCAATTATCAGTTGCAAGGCGGAAACCGCATTGTCAAAAGCACTGGAATATGTAGAACAATCCTCAATAGATCCTGATATCATCTTTTTCGACCTTCCGGGAACTGCCAATACAAAAGGAGTGCTTACTACATTAAGGACAATGGATTTTATTTTTTCTCCAATCACTGCCGACCGTTTGGTTATGGAAAGTACGTTGAGCTTTACCAAAGCATTCATCGGACTGCCAGAAACCGATGAGCGGAATAAAGAACAAAAAATGTGGCTGTTCTGGAACCAAGTGGACGGTCGGGAAAAGACAGGAATATACGAAGCATACCAAAGTGTTATTAATGAACTTGATTTATCTGTAATGAGTTCACGAATAATGGACAGTAAGCGCTTTAGAAAAGAAACAGACGACACACCAAACAGTGTATTCCGTTCCAGTCTGCTGCCTGCGGACCCCCTGCTAATGAAAACAACCCGATTGGATCTATTTGTAAAAGAGTTTTTAAAAATTATCAATCTATAA
- a CDS encoding DUF3408 domain-containing protein, with product MSSDKRRKDFEKPDVDEEMIMNIMSGNQTSTIPETHQKQEIQKEIKPREKTRSSPTKKVDYEETFLVNRFPSGRSGKVVYIRPEYHERLLRIVQLTREEKTTLYSYIDNILEHHFKEFGDDITEYFNERFKPII from the coding sequence ATGTCCTCAGATAAAAGAAGAAAAGACTTTGAAAAACCTGATGTTGATGAAGAAATGATAATGAATATTATGAGTGGAAATCAAACTTCTACCATACCCGAAACGCATCAAAAACAGGAAATACAAAAAGAAATAAAACCAAGAGAAAAAACACGAAGCAGTCCGACAAAAAAAGTGGATTATGAAGAGACATTTTTGGTCAATCGTTTTCCATCTGGTCGAAGCGGAAAGGTAGTTTATATCCGTCCAGAATATCACGAAAGACTGCTACGTATTGTGCAACTGACAAGGGAAGAAAAGACCACTTTGTACTCGTACATCGACAATATTCTTGAACATCATTTTAAGGAATTTGGCGATGATATTACAGAATATTTTAACGAACGCTTTAAACCTATTATATAA
- a CDS encoding DUF3408 domain-containing protein: protein MKKAKQKSKKVLQTTEYKTTFLTPTDFLARNGKTVYINKEFHHKLTQLVFMVGGGKLTLSDYLHNLLQHHFDDFGVEMREVYNNFDKEIF from the coding sequence ATGAAAAAAGCAAAACAAAAATCGAAAAAAGTTTTACAGACAACCGAATACAAAACTACATTTCTTACACCAACAGATTTTTTGGCTCGGAATGGAAAAACAGTGTATATAAACAAAGAGTTTCATCACAAACTTACCCAACTTGTATTTATGGTCGGTGGCGGTAAACTGACACTTTCAGATTACCTACACAATCTGCTACAACATCATTTTGATGATTTCGGGGTGGAAATGAGAGAAGTTTATAACAATTTTGACAAAGAAATTTTTTAG
- a CDS encoding helix-turn-helix transcriptional regulator: MSKKAINRLKVVLAEKNVSSKWLAEQLGKNEATISRWCTNEVQPPIKTFVKIAEKLNVKLTSLLND; the protein is encoded by the coding sequence ATGAGTAAAAAAGCAATTAATAGATTAAAAGTGGTACTTGCTGAAAAGAATGTGAGTAGTAAATGGTTAGCGGAGCAGCTTGGCAAAAATGAGGCTACTATCTCACGGTGGTGTACAAATGAAGTTCAACCGCCTATAAAGACATTTGTTAAAATTGCTGAAAAACTTAATGTAAAACTAACATCTCTATTAAATGACTAA
- a CDS encoding sensor histidine kinase, translating into MTNNAIKVPFKVSARTAKLIGLENFSTEEGAVIELVKNTYDADAKNCIIIFDLKKKKVKEKNKKGEEVEVEKFDKENSSIYIFDNGVGMNDKIIQNQWMTIGTDNKLYEHTTEGGRVKTGAKGIGRFALNRLGMLTSMTSLPNLLEVIDEESSEIEKDSEEEPKTKLIENITNTSFDWTVDWKDFDKKGATVSDVEAVLSAKDNLNLKQEFLKRFSSYPKIKKLLEQIDFKSGTVIEITELNDEWNEDKLSKLFGNLEMLLPPEEQNDFNIDLFLLNNLQEFGNVKRAYYDDYDYKINASYCQDDGKTLKVEIYRSELDLDALEKKYPEVFEFDLMKKSPYRLEDFKNEKIELNIPIEKLTSEEVDKNLLERIGKFDFTFYFLKNTISDDKEDGDLKKYPYNSINSANRKSWLKKFGGIKIFRDDFRIRPYGENGDDWLRLGERQAQSPGGAGQRLGGYRIRPNQIAGTIKISRLHNSSFQDKSGREGLIENDEFELFKNIIREIISLFERDRNVIMYSLSELHKIKNEEAEKLREGKEEAEKFKNQDENGDGNTKTNFSDGTDYSGSAKKLADAFVILEKENEKKDDEIRLLRSLASVGLIVSSFAHELHNLKNRLVPRTKFLEEEMSKHIDKNLFEGKPKYENPYYMLDLIKQEDLKLQHWLVYSLNTLKRDKRERKNVNLNKYFEDFRSIWQNSLTDRKITFEFRGDATDQCVIRAFEIDLDCIFNNLLSNALNALKGFSDIEKKISISCQNVNDNIEILFSDNGKGLDNKYKDNPEQIFDLFESSKVDQYGNVIGTGLGLSIVQTIISEYSNSTIKIIESSKGLSFKITFKVRK; encoded by the coding sequence ATGACTAACAACGCAATAAAAGTACCATTTAAAGTTTCTGCTAGAACCGCAAAGCTAATTGGATTAGAGAACTTTTCAACCGAAGAGGGTGCGGTTATTGAGTTGGTTAAAAATACATATGATGCTGATGCAAAAAACTGCATCATAATTTTTGACTTAAAAAAGAAAAAAGTCAAAGAAAAAAATAAAAAAGGAGAAGAAGTCGAAGTAGAAAAATTTGACAAGGAGAATAGTAGCATTTATATTTTTGATAATGGTGTCGGAATGAACGATAAAATTATTCAAAACCAATGGATGACTATAGGTACAGATAATAAACTTTATGAGCATACTACAGAAGGAGGAAGAGTAAAAACTGGGGCAAAAGGTATTGGTCGTTTTGCTCTCAACAGATTAGGTATGTTAACATCTATGACTTCTCTTCCGAACTTATTGGAAGTAATAGATGAAGAGAGTAGCGAAATTGAAAAAGATTCAGAAGAAGAGCCAAAAACCAAATTAATCGAAAACATTACAAATACAAGCTTTGATTGGACAGTTGATTGGAAAGACTTCGATAAAAAAGGTGCTACAGTTTCTGATGTTGAAGCGGTTTTGTCTGCTAAGGATAATTTAAATCTTAAACAGGAGTTTTTAAAGAGATTTTCCTCTTATCCTAAAATCAAAAAACTATTAGAACAGATCGATTTTAAATCGGGTACAGTAATTGAAATTACCGAACTCAATGATGAATGGAATGAAGATAAGTTAAGCAAGTTATTCGGAAATCTAGAAATGTTGCTTCCACCAGAAGAGCAAAATGATTTTAACATTGATTTATTCTTATTGAATAACCTGCAGGAATTTGGGAATGTAAAACGAGCATATTATGATGATTATGATTATAAGATCAATGCCTCATATTGCCAAGATGATGGTAAAACACTAAAGGTAGAAATTTATCGTAGTGAACTAGATTTAGATGCTTTAGAGAAAAAATATCCAGAAGTATTTGAATTTGATTTGATGAAAAAATCTCCGTATCGACTTGAAGATTTCAAAAATGAGAAAATCGAACTTAATATCCCTATAGAAAAATTAACGTCAGAAGAAGTAGATAAAAACTTATTGGAAAGAATAGGAAAATTTGATTTTACATTTTACTTCTTGAAAAATACCATTTCAGATGATAAGGAAGATGGGGATTTAAAGAAATACCCATACAATAGTATAAATAGCGCCAATAGGAAATCTTGGTTAAAAAAATTTGGTGGTATTAAAATATTCAGAGATGATTTTCGAATAAGGCCTTATGGAGAAAATGGTGATGATTGGCTAAGGTTGGGTGAACGTCAGGCTCAAAGCCCAGGAGGTGCAGGACAAAGATTAGGTGGATATAGAATTAGACCTAATCAGATAGCCGGGACTATTAAAATTTCGAGGCTTCATAATTCAAGTTTTCAAGACAAATCTGGACGAGAGGGTTTGATTGAGAATGATGAATTTGAATTATTCAAAAATATCATACGCGAAATAATATCCTTATTTGAAAGGGATAGAAATGTAATAATGTACAGTCTCTCAGAATTACATAAAATAAAAAATGAGGAAGCAGAAAAACTAAGAGAAGGAAAAGAAGAGGCGGAAAAATTTAAAAATCAAGATGAAAATGGTGATGGTAACACAAAAACTAACTTTTCTGATGGAACAGATTATTCTGGATCAGCAAAAAAGCTAGCAGACGCTTTTGTGATACTCGAAAAAGAAAACGAAAAGAAAGATGATGAAATTAGATTATTAAGAAGTTTAGCCAGCGTAGGTTTAATTGTTTCTTCTTTTGCCCACGAATTGCATAATTTGAAGAATAGACTTGTTCCAAGAACCAAATTTTTGGAAGAAGAAATGAGTAAGCATATTGATAAAAATTTATTTGAAGGAAAACCAAAGTATGAAAATCCCTATTATATGCTGGATTTGATTAAGCAAGAAGATTTAAAACTTCAACATTGGTTAGTATATTCTCTAAATACTTTAAAAAGAGATAAGAGAGAACGAAAAAATGTTAATTTAAATAAGTATTTTGAAGACTTTAGATCTATTTGGCAAAATTCTTTAACGGATAGAAAAATCACATTTGAATTTAGAGGAGATGCTACAGACCAATGCGTAATTAGAGCGTTTGAAATTGATTTAGATTGTATTTTCAATAACTTATTATCTAATGCTCTTAATGCTCTTAAGGGGTTTAGTGATATCGAAAAGAAAATTTCAATTTCTTGTCAAAATGTAAATGACAACATCGAAATACTCTTTTCAGATAATGGTAAAGGACTCGATAATAAATATAAAGATAATCCTGAACAGATCTTTGATTTATTTGAATCTTCGAAGGTTGACCAATATGGTAATGTTATCGGAACAGGACTTGGTTTATCAATAGTTCAAACAATAATATCCGAATACAGCAATTCGACAATTAAAATAATTGAATCCTCTAAAGGATTAAGTTTTAAAATAACTTTTAAAGTAAGAAAATGA
- a CDS encoding response regulator, with protein MSYRLAYIDEQEASLSNFYSHFKNDYELTMIKVEETSTIEAILKECFDNEVDAIVTDYKLEEEGNVNFNGDKLFNTIKTKYPHFPVIMLTSWEPEAIDHMENVHLIYNKDILNGENGDEFKVFNSKIISNIKNYYKKIEYTDSRIAELVDKRDNAELDLVEEEELTKLYMLYDELHPDGKEIPTNLIQKGAITQLNDFVNEAKEILEELKKINKK; from the coding sequence ATGAGCTACCGATTAGCCTATATAGATGAGCAAGAAGCTTCATTAAGTAACTTCTATAGTCATTTTAAGAATGACTATGAATTAACTATGATTAAAGTCGAGGAAACCTCAACAATTGAAGCAATTTTGAAAGAATGTTTTGATAATGAAGTAGATGCAATAGTAACAGATTATAAATTAGAGGAAGAAGGAAATGTCAATTTTAATGGAGATAAATTGTTTAATACAATTAAGACAAAATATCCTCATTTTCCGGTAATAATGTTGACTTCTTGGGAACCAGAGGCAATTGACCATATGGAAAATGTTCATTTGATTTACAACAAGGATATTCTTAATGGTGAAAATGGAGATGAGTTTAAAGTATTTAACTCAAAGATCATTTCTAACATAAAAAACTATTACAAAAAGATAGAATATACCGATTCAAGAATAGCGGAATTAGTTGATAAAAGAGACAATGCTGAGTTGGATTTGGTTGAAGAAGAGGAATTAACAAAATTGTATATGCTCTATGATGAATTACATCCGGATGGCAAAGAAATTCCAACTAATCTAATACAAAAAGGAGCTATTACGCAACTGAACGATTTCGTTAATGAAGCTAAAGAAATACTTGAGGAATTAAAAAAGATTAATAAAAAGTAA
- a CDS encoding HNH endonuclease signature motif containing protein produces MSFREIGKIPSRRNITTAVKHYSAHRADLTVDFKERCGYCNDVHFYRTASFEIDHFIPRIKNKKPFLTIKTETDYSNLIYACKSCNNAKSNKWPTNDENICNHNNQGFIDPCEVDYDDQFERLPNGQIKALTDLGKWMRKELKLDKPQHEIIYNLEQLDIIIDQLEEDLKNLEDIGLYKRITALLLRYRVYVKQLGTI; encoded by the coding sequence ATGAGCTTCAGAGAAATTGGCAAAATTCCTTCACGGAGAAATATTACTACTGCTGTAAAACATTATAGTGCCCATAGAGCAGATTTAACTGTAGATTTTAAAGAAAGATGTGGTTATTGTAATGATGTACATTTTTATAGGACAGCTTCTTTTGAAATAGATCATTTTATTCCAAGGATAAAAAATAAAAAGCCTTTTCTAACCATTAAAACAGAAACTGATTATTCTAATTTGATTTATGCCTGTAAATCGTGTAATAATGCAAAGAGCAATAAATGGCCAACAAATGATGAGAACATTTGTAACCATAACAATCAAGGATTTATTGATCCTTGTGAGGTAGATTATGACGATCAGTTTGAAAGGTTACCAAATGGTCAAATTAAAGCCTTAACTGATCTCGGCAAATGGATGCGAAAAGAATTAAAATTAGATAAACCGCAACACGAAATTATTTATAACCTTGAACAGTTGGATATAATAATTGATCAGTTAGAAGAGGATCTGAAAAATTTAGAGGATATTGGTTTATATAAACGCATTACAGCTCTTTTATTAAGATACAGAGTATATGTAAAACAATTGGGAACTATATAA